The sequence tttgacagaattgtCAGATCAACTAATGACATACCGCGTTGGAAGTGTCATTTCAAGACAATTTTACCATGGAAAAATGCATACACACCAAAAGAACGCACTGAAAGTGATCAGCTTTATATTCAAAATAACTTGCCAATTGTGAAAACCAAACATGCGTTTcgttcgaaaaataaagttaaaAGTGCTCCCGGTGATACACTATAAGACGTTTATACGGAAAATTTGTGAGCTATGGTAATGTTAGTAATGCCAGTCATGCATCCAGACAACGAACAAGACGAGCCGAGAacaaatctcgatgaacattagaaaaggtcccaagtgcaaatgacagtttatcTTGGttaactttctctttcaattattgctgtaaattccagtaatttccaagcAATTCTACAGTttctatcgaaagttgatggttttcgcTATTAttctatgtgaagtgttagatgaaAGGATTGCTGATTGAGcagtaatactcgaaagagaaagtaaacaaacagaaactctcatttgcacttagaaccttttctcgtgtttgtcttcaaatgcTTCCACTTAAAATGGCCCACCCTATAGTATTAGGAAGAATCAATGTCTGAGCTATACAGGGAATGGGACTTCCCATTTGAGCGTTTCTAAGTATGATTTATCGGATGTGCAACATGTGAGCGAAAATTATCATAATGCAAAATAACTTCATCATGTCTATCTGTGTTATGTGACAGCTTTTCTTGGCTCAAACTCAATTGTCATTGGTAGACCTTTCCTGTGAGTCGTTCACTCGGTTGCACTCAGCGGGTTCCACCGTATATATGCCATGATTATTTTGAACGGTCGTTGATGATAATGCATGGCAGGGGTATTCATACCCCTGCCCGACGTTTTGGATCATCGTAATGGATCCCCTTATCATCACCAGTAACAATccgaaaaatttgcaaaaacaaaCCTTTTCATTTATACCGTTCATTGGATTGGATTTTGCTCAGTGTTTAGAACTATTATTCTAATTTATTCATAGTAGGCTATAAAGTAAATTTAACAGATCGCTTAAAATTTAAGAACCCGCCCCGAGAATAGATGTTGAAAATCATAAACACCGTTGATGTTGTTGTACGCACGTGAATAAACGGAGTTCGACATCCCTTGGCTTTAATTCACCCAATTGCCTACCTTCCGGATCATTCCCATTGCTTTTGAACGTAATAAATGGATGGCTGAGTAACTTTCAGTGATTTTGCAAGTTCTGCGTTGCGGCCTCTTTCGATTACAATGTTGTGAGATCAGGTTAATCACAAAGAAAAAGTCGCGAGTTTGGATAACCGCCTCAATATTTCTTTGTTCAAtgtactttttaaaaatcaaaaagTCGCGAGTTAAGGTAACCGTCGGAATGTTACCTCAAATAAACGTACATTCTAATCCTTCATCAAATGATATCCAAGCCATTTGTATACTGCAGTTGATGAACCGTTCAACGAGACATCCAGCCGTGGATAAATGCCAGTATAGTCGATTACCTGTTTTGCGTTCCTGACGGAAGCTGGCGTACAAGAAGCTACTACAACTAATACTGGTAGCAATCGgaaccgagtcgatactttgaggtattGATACTTTCTTTTAGGagtcgggtatttttggtaaaGATACTTTACCTTCCGAGTACCACCCCTAGAATTTGGCCGAAGACACTTAGTACACTGAATGGCGTGATTAAAAGAGGCTGTGCGGTTATACCCGAACCCCTTCTGGAAaaggtttgtttttttgtttgttttattttattagcgACTTTAACCGTTTCTGGTCATTCGCCGCAACATTCTGGAAAAGGTCTTGAATGTTGCACACAGTGGTCATCCAATGGCTGTTAAGATTAAAAGCATACTGTGCGAAAAAGTTTGGTGGCCCAGCATTACTGTGGACGCCGAAGGCATGTAGAATACGCGCTACTATCGGTAGGCCAAAAAATCCTAATGAGACAAGTTTGAAGACTTATCATATCTGTGGATGTCGTAATTGTGGAACGAATAATACGTACGAAAGGAGATACGCGGTTCGATCAAAAAATAAAGTTTACCGTAATCGAATAAGATAACGGTAACCTCGTACTATACGACAGTAATGGGAAAATACTGCGGCGACATGTCACACGGAAGGTGAATGAATTTAAGCTTCAGCGCGTGCACTCACCAATATTTGGCGCAGCAATCCTTGACCACGAATGAGAGCAAGAAACGACTGACATTATTCTGAACGAccatcattcgatcccacgaccatcccgtaatgttttggctagatttagcaagctgtcattacagcaaagtcgttcaagaatggtatgcagagaaaggggtcaagtttgttccgaaaaaccttaacccacccaactgcccccagttccgccctattgagaaatactgggcaatcatgaagaggagacttaaGGCAAAGGAAAAGATTgttaaagacatcaatcagataacgacctggtggaataagatagctaaaacgatggatgaAGAAGGTgttcgccgcctaatgagccgtgttacaggaaaaattcgaggattccttcgaaaccgcgacgaaaaattttatccgtatttttccttaaaagtatgaagaaaacgctacatttgtataaaaaaagatcttgaattcaatctatatatataaaaatggatgtaagtttgtatgttcgtaacgcgataacttcggaactactgaacggattgccaccaaacttggcacaggtacttcttgtatttcagagatggtttagggagcatATTTATATGGaaaggagcgtagcaagtgttataaacaagggggggtcatggaaaaattcatataacttgaaaagaatcgatacgttttgaagaccgtagaaccattttgcataccttagatatgactatatggggggtggatgtagcaagtgcctttaaataggggggtgaactgtttaaaacggcataattccggaactactgaacggattgccaccaaacttgtcaCAGATACTTcctgctcttctgagatggtcataagaaTAATTTAATGCGGGAGGGAGCGtattaagtgttcttaacagggggaggtcatgaaataatttgtctaatttgacgagaatcgatatttttttaataccatagaaacattttgcatatattagatatgattatatggggggtggatgtagcaagtagcagcctttaaaaaggggggcgtaatgtttgtaatggcataactccggaattactgaactgattgctatcaaatatggcacatgtacttcttgctcttcagagattgttataaaaatatttccatgggggtagggagcgtagcaagtgtccttaacaaaggtggtcattaaaaatattatctaatttgacgagaatcggtactttttgaagacatttttcgcacaacttagataagattataaggatattctgtggggagagggtgtagtaagtgcctctgaaaaatgagtgtaatgtttgtaacggcataactctggaactattgcacgaattgctataaaatttggtacagttatttcttgctcttcagaagtagtcataaaggtatttttatagggaaggatggtagcaagtatcattaacaggaggggccatgaaaaaaaaattataaaatttgacaagaatcgatcatttttgaagatcatgcaaactttttccataccttagatatgatagatatgaggagtggatgtagcaagtgcttttaaaaagggggatgtaatggcatagctccgacactaccgaacggattgctatcacacttggcatagctgctttttgTTCTTCAGAGATAGCTGTAAGGGTATTTTcatgggggagagagcgtagcaactatcctttACAGAGGtcatgaaaaattttatttaatttgacgagaatctctCTAAAAATGAGatgcaatgtttgtaacggcgcaactccggaactactgaacggattgctatcaaatttggcacaaagaagctcttcagaaatgatcattaggaggggtttttgaaaataaattttaatcttccattttttataaaacaagagagtggaaaaatttcaaggtcgtatctttctttgaataatttcaaaatatctggttccattttgccggggaattcaaagaaccaagggaaaataatctttgtctGCTTATAAACGTGAGTGTattcaagtctcagcataactacaaaacaactaaacgaatcgccagcaagtttggcacatgtaccaaaggtgggaatcgatattttttgtaaagCACAGATACAGTACTCAaggtaatcatgaaggagatctgtagtaagttcactgacaaaaaggaagttaaatcaaaatagattataaggttattttgaggatgagagagtggagtaagtgccccgaacatggaaagtgaaagagacaattgatcgggtttacgaaaaattggtatttttttacgagtacagtatatttctagcaactaattgaggttcacaaaaatattcacaagagtgagggggaataagtattctcaacattgatctgaattgacgaaatcatacaaccaatgtgcattttattatgtaaattggaAAAACTGTCGACTTAAGgtaatggaaataagtttacaacaacatttgtattaactgaatcattattccATAAGTTTTTCTCTCCGATGAACGGCCAAAATGGTAAAatcttggtaaaataaattatataaaaatgttattctatagtaagaaatgtagttatgatgaacagcctttcgttataaaataatcattatgagatggaaaattttgagcaattcatgatgtcataaaatttttataaagaggaaaGAGTAGCAAGTGTTaatagccatggaagccaaaggtactgtagatcgaatgtgacgaggaagtacggaagtacgctACAAGTACATATACAtttgaaactcggaggttactaagaaggtatttatagagagaaagatGTTCTAAATGTTTCTAACGAAGGGttcaaaaaacaaaatggaCTTAATTtatcgagaataccatgaaaataatGATTCACACTAAGAAATATTCGcaaaattcggtaattttttaccgaattttcaacagtaattgttgaactgtcaaacaactaccgtaaactgtaaaccaaatggatctaactgattgttcggtaattttttgtttgtttttctttggttaaaattctggattttcggatttcaaaaacaacacaaatttacaaaaacgattgaagaaaattccaacctgttgtggctatggttttattccacgaaaaaaagggtcatatgttccggctgaccggaattatgagtgcCTTCCAAAACATTCCAAAATCCGTCGAGTTTatcagaaattaccctcgaacgatttctgtaggcagcaagtggaaaagtgatttattattttctgactataagaaaacaaaaagtttttagtggttctaatgttttaaaaactttagcacctgtacctcaatccattagaTGTActcttcaagaattttttttgtttggttaataaaaatacacttactgaaaattttaataactgtttgacagttagtttaacgacaaaactgattgtcatcacagaagttcggttattggaagataattttaccatacgcacagtatggtttttaccgtactcggcggttATTCAGATTTCcggtaaaaaattacataattattgtaaaatataactcttgtaccgaaatatcgttcatttctatagattaccgaaatttctcaAAGGATTAATTCTtagtgtgttattttgagatctgagatgggacactgatcattcgcagtctgaacatggacggagtattgttcatcgGGTTGccatctaagttatgtttcactacaatcagagtatttcactaagcaggacaacttcgagaatttttttcggccttcccttcacgaaacatttccgagcaacgccgggtaattcagctagtaataaataactgaaatacaggcaattgtctttgttccaattctatctgaagcaagctttatgaggagttggagtctcgttggactagttttactgaagcattttttaataaacatGCCTACATGCCTACATCCCATAGAATCCTTCCACTTCGCGTAAAGTAACaacactttttttatatatgaagtaatgcatgtagtatgtcgttcaacaaacgtTCAACCTCCAACAAGATCTAACCGCTTTCTCAGAGGGATATTAAGAAAATTAAATCACTGGAATGAAAATCAATTTACGCCATCAGTAAGAAAACGGCACGAACTTATTTATACACctattatatttaaaaaattcaaatacttTTATACATTAAACCACTTTTATATGTGGTTTACATTCGAATTTTTAGAATGCActtctatatagaaaacaaagatgtattCCACATCAAAACTTTTGGGCCCACCTTTCTTAAGCAATGTTGAAACATTACAAGATAAAATCAAGCAACCCTTACCTTATTGTACGAATAGTCAGATACATCGGAATCATTGGTTTCGCTTTCTTCTGAGATGCCTTCCTTCTTCACAACATGCGTCGACGAGTCCGACAGGGTCTTCTTTCGTTTGCCGCGCGGTCGTCCTTTCAGTTTGGGCGCCAAATGATTGCACAGTAGTTCGTGGGTTTCCAGTTCCGGATAGTCGAAGGTGTCCTTGCAGAACATGACCCGCATGTTGGGTGTAGTGACCACGAAGCCACTAAGCGTCTGCACCAACGTGTTTCGTAGCCACTCATCGTTGACACCTTCCAGGCGCTTTAGTGCGGCTCGGTAGCGACAGTAGCGTGGAAAACTCAAAACTGCCACTTTGGAGGCAATGTTTTCGgctagaaaatagaaaaaaacgcaTATCAATAAAATGATTTAGACAAGTGCAGTATTTCGGGACTACGCGAAGGAGAAATTAGTCATTCATTTTACCAACTTCTATCTGTCGAACTTGAATTGTTTGTGTGCTCGCGGTACATTTTCTGTCGATGAGGCGAGTTTGcgtttattttaaaatattgaatttCTGTTTGTTTTCGTGAAGAACCTGTTGTTACAGTGAAGATATTTCTGTTTCGATAACGTGTAAGCTACTGAAATGTTGGAACGGAAGAAAGTAGATCATCGAATTACACCGAGGTTGACTGTGAGTAGCACGTTCAGTTAATTTGCAAAATGAGAATCGTACATTAGTATACTGCCGTTTGTGCGAGTGAGTTGTAATAATGACGAGACTTGGAAGCTCCGATCTACACATAAGTTCTTTTCTAATAATTTTGTGCGTTATTTGCACATTTGCCACCGTAGGACAAGCTTCAATATTCTATACCAGTCATACGATTCCGGTTCCACGGTACCGATCCTACTATGATTCCGTTGGAGAACAGAAACTAACCAATAACCGGTACGAGGCGAGTGTCATCGTGCAGGGAGACATTCTATTGACGAAACAATGCGAATGCATTCCGCGCTACCAGTGTCGTTCCCCTCGAAACATTGTCAATTTGAAAACGTAAGTAGACCATCCGAGAAACACACTTAATACAATAGATGTAGATGAAATTCTCGCTGGAAGTCATGATGTTATTTATAGTAATGATACATAATTATTCCAAAACATCTCATTTCGGGTTTTCTTGTTTCTCGCTACCAATTTCCACAGTCGCGACTGCCATCACCATGGAAAAGTGTGCTGCGAAAATTAGAAGCGAAGATGAGATGAACGAAGTCTCTGACACGCGAACATGACCACTCGGGACAAGCCAGACTATCACAACACTATACGGTGCATGTGTTTCACATCAGTCTCATTTTTCCGCCGTATTCAAGTGTTTAATAGACGATTATGTCTAGTCGGCGTTCGTTCAAATAAATATCCCGCTTCGCATTAATTGCATTGaataacgaaaacaaaacaaacgaaaattaATACGCTATCACGAGAAGACTGTGCTGCATTGTTTTAACCTAAATATTCCCAacaaaacgcgaaagaaaactgACCCGAGTGCTTTTCCTTGTCGACATCGGTAAAGTCCAGGGAGGCATTTTTACTGAGAAAGCGGGCAGTGCCAGTGGGATCTTTGGCGTTGTGTTTGTTGTATGCCGTCCGAAGGCCCCAGTTCCACTGAAGATCCACCGAGAGCCAGGTTAGCAGATCATCCGCACGAAGAATCACTTTGTCGGAAATGGCCAGCACTTCGTCCTGGAACGAAAAGAGTAGACAAATTAAGTTGCTATtaaattgttttggtttttggctGCTTAGTGATGAGTAAATAAAATAACAAATGCATTGTTCAGTGAAGAATAATTGTCATTTTTCATGAAT comes from Malaya genurostris strain Urasoe2022 chromosome 3, Malgen_1.1, whole genome shotgun sequence and encodes:
- the LOC131439662 gene encoding uncharacterized protein LOC131439662 is translated as MTRLGSSDLHISSFLIILCVICTFATVGQASIFYTSHTIPVPRYRSYYDSVGEQKLTNNRYEASVIVQGDILLTKQCECIPRYQCRSPRNIVNLKTRDCHHHGKVCCEN